A single Candoia aspera isolate rCanAsp1 chromosome 5, rCanAsp1.hap2, whole genome shotgun sequence DNA region contains:
- the MOSPD2 gene encoding motile sperm domain-containing protein 2 isoform X2 codes for MIDESFQWRKEYTVHDLTESSFPKLMFDVGAIYLHGYDKEGYKIFWIRVKLHTKDSKTQFEKKKLVAFWLERYAKRENGKPLTVVFDMADAGLSNIDFDFVRYTISCFKVYYPNFLTKIVIFELPWVMNAAFKLVKNWLGPEAASLLKLTNKNEIQEYISAEYLPAHMGGTDAFKYSYPPLVDDDFQTPLCENGPITSEDEAECKEVDTNNKDNIDTTEEQALSSKKANFAEQTPKSEECDKLDSKAKNAKKALTIFKGSLLHISPAEELHFGSKETAEKKCLIVLTNVTKNTVAFKVRTTAPDKYRVKPSNSSCEPGTSIDIIVSLHGGCAASLQDRFLIMAAEMEQCSVVGAQELSQFWKEIPRNKVMEHRLRCHVVENSKPSSLTINENAFNSPSKTNEDLHFQLRQLLQANKRLQEQIDRCVWFQQLTLFLVFLLVTIVFYFLLCAPKSFI; via the exons ATGATTGATGAAAGCTTTCAGTGGAGAAAAGAGTACACAGTTCATG ATTTGACTGAATCTTCTTTTCCAAAATTGATGTTTGATGTTGGTGCTATTTACCTACATGGTTATGATAAGGAGGGCTATAAAATAT ttTGGATCAGAGTGAAATTACATACAAAAGATTctaaaacacaatttgaaaaaaagaaactagTAGCCTTTTGGTTAGAGCGCTATGcaaagagagaaaatggaaagcCGTTGACAGTGGTGTTCGACATGGCTGATGCTGGACTGAGTAATATc gaCTTCGACTTTGTCCGGTATACCATTAGCTGTTTTAAAGTATATTATCCTAATTTCCTCA caaaaattgtgatttttgaaCTGCCTTGGGTAATGAATG CTGCTTTTAAACTTGTGAAAAATTGGCTGGGTCCAGAAGCAGCCTCCTTGCTGAAATTGACCAATAAGAATGAAATCCAGGAGTATATAAGTGCTGAATACCTACCAGCCCATATGGGTGGGACT gATGCTTTCAAGTACAGTTACCCTCCATTAGTTGATGATGATTTCCAAACTCCGTTGTGTGAAAATGGTCCCATTACTAGTGAAGATGAAGCTGAATGCAAAGAAGTAGACACCAATAACAAAGACAATATAGATACTACTGAAGAACAAGCACTCAGTTCAAAAAAG gCAAATTTTGCAGAACAAACTCCAAAATCAGAAGAGTGTGACAAATTAGATTCTAAAGCAAAAAATGCCAAGAAAGCACTTACCATTTTTAAAGGATCTTTATTGCATATCAG TCCAGCAGAAGAATTGCATTTTGGGTCCAAAGAAACTGCAGAAAAGAAATGTTTGATAGTTCTAACAAATGTGACTAAAAATACAGTGGCATTTAAG GTGAGAACAACTGCTCCTGACAAGTACAGAGTAAAGCCAAGTAACAGCAGTTGTGAACCTGGCACTTCAATAGATATCATTGTATCTCTTCATGGGG GTTGTGCAGCTTCTTTGCAAGACCGTTTTCTAATTATGGCAGCAGAAATGGAACAGTGCTCTGTAGTAGGAGCACAGGAACTATCTCAATTTTGGAAGGAAATTCCCAGAAATAAAGTGATGGAGCATAG GTTAAGATGCCATGTTGTAGAAAATAGCAAGCCTTCTTCTTTAACTATAAATGAAAATGCTTTTAATAGTCCTTCAAAAACCAATGAAGATTTACACTTTCAG TTAAGGCAACTACTACAAGCTAATAAAAGACTTCAAGAACAGATTGACCGTTGTGTCTGGTTCCAACAACTTACACTTTTCCTAGTCTTTCTGTTAGTCACTATTGTTTTCTACTTCCTGTTGTGTGCTCCAAAAAGCTTCATATAA
- the MOSPD2 gene encoding motile sperm domain-containing protein 2 isoform X1 — protein sequence MADQSNRGPLINEIRQRFETEYMSAQRDKYDSRDIERLHQDDTWVDNFLIWRDDIVDDTLKMIDESFQWRKEYTVHDLTESSFPKLMFDVGAIYLHGYDKEGYKIFWIRVKLHTKDSKTQFEKKKLVAFWLERYAKRENGKPLTVVFDMADAGLSNIDFDFVRYTISCFKVYYPNFLTKIVIFELPWVMNAAFKLVKNWLGPEAASLLKLTNKNEIQEYISAEYLPAHMGGTDAFKYSYPPLVDDDFQTPLCENGPITSEDEAECKEVDTNNKDNIDTTEEQALSSKKANFAEQTPKSEECDKLDSKAKNAKKALTIFKGSLLHISPAEELHFGSKETAEKKCLIVLTNVTKNTVAFKVRTTAPDKYRVKPSNSSCEPGTSIDIIVSLHGGCAASLQDRFLIMAAEMEQCSVVGAQELSQFWKEIPRNKVMEHRLRCHVVENSKPSSLTINENAFNSPSKTNEDLHFQLRQLLQANKRLQEQIDRCVWFQQLTLFLVFLLVTIVFYFLLCAPKSFI from the exons CACAAAGAGATAAATATGATTCCAGGGATATAGAAAGATTACATCAAGATGATacctgggttgataatttcttaATATGGCGAGATGATATTGTGGATGATACATTGAAGATGATTGATGAAAGCTTTCAGTGGAGAAAAGAGTACACAGTTCATG ATTTGACTGAATCTTCTTTTCCAAAATTGATGTTTGATGTTGGTGCTATTTACCTACATGGTTATGATAAGGAGGGCTATAAAATAT ttTGGATCAGAGTGAAATTACATACAAAAGATTctaaaacacaatttgaaaaaaagaaactagTAGCCTTTTGGTTAGAGCGCTATGcaaagagagaaaatggaaagcCGTTGACAGTGGTGTTCGACATGGCTGATGCTGGACTGAGTAATATc gaCTTCGACTTTGTCCGGTATACCATTAGCTGTTTTAAAGTATATTATCCTAATTTCCTCA caaaaattgtgatttttgaaCTGCCTTGGGTAATGAATG CTGCTTTTAAACTTGTGAAAAATTGGCTGGGTCCAGAAGCAGCCTCCTTGCTGAAATTGACCAATAAGAATGAAATCCAGGAGTATATAAGTGCTGAATACCTACCAGCCCATATGGGTGGGACT gATGCTTTCAAGTACAGTTACCCTCCATTAGTTGATGATGATTTCCAAACTCCGTTGTGTGAAAATGGTCCCATTACTAGTGAAGATGAAGCTGAATGCAAAGAAGTAGACACCAATAACAAAGACAATATAGATACTACTGAAGAACAAGCACTCAGTTCAAAAAAG gCAAATTTTGCAGAACAAACTCCAAAATCAGAAGAGTGTGACAAATTAGATTCTAAAGCAAAAAATGCCAAGAAAGCACTTACCATTTTTAAAGGATCTTTATTGCATATCAG TCCAGCAGAAGAATTGCATTTTGGGTCCAAAGAAACTGCAGAAAAGAAATGTTTGATAGTTCTAACAAATGTGACTAAAAATACAGTGGCATTTAAG GTGAGAACAACTGCTCCTGACAAGTACAGAGTAAAGCCAAGTAACAGCAGTTGTGAACCTGGCACTTCAATAGATATCATTGTATCTCTTCATGGGG GTTGTGCAGCTTCTTTGCAAGACCGTTTTCTAATTATGGCAGCAGAAATGGAACAGTGCTCTGTAGTAGGAGCACAGGAACTATCTCAATTTTGGAAGGAAATTCCCAGAAATAAAGTGATGGAGCATAG GTTAAGATGCCATGTTGTAGAAAATAGCAAGCCTTCTTCTTTAACTATAAATGAAAATGCTTTTAATAGTCCTTCAAAAACCAATGAAGATTTACACTTTCAG TTAAGGCAACTACTACAAGCTAATAAAAGACTTCAAGAACAGATTGACCGTTGTGTCTGGTTCCAACAACTTACACTTTTCCTAGTCTTTCTGTTAGTCACTATTGTTTTCTACTTCCTGTTGTGTGCTCCAAAAAGCTTCATATAA